In Mycobacterium stomatepiae, the following are encoded in one genomic region:
- a CDS encoding multifunctional oxoglutarate decarboxylase/oxoglutarate dehydrogenase thiamine pyrophosphate-binding subunit/dihydrolipoyllysine-residue succinyltransferase subunit, which yields MSNSSSPFGQNEWLVEEMYRKFRDDPSSVDPSWHEFLVDYNPEDTSPAPAAQQPAPGPKPVVVAEPPAAAPAQPASTAPAGNGSVTAPPAAAAPAGPKAPTPPPAEGDEVQVLRGAAAAVVKNMSASLDVPTATSVRAVPAKLMIDNRIVINNQLKRTRGGKISFTHLLGYALVQAVKKFPNMNRHYAEVDGKPTAVTPAHTNLGLAIDLQGKDGKRSLVVAGIKGCEAMRFAEFVSAYEDIVRRARDGKLTAEDFAGVTISLTNPGTIGTVHSVPRLMAGQGAIIGVGAMEYPAEFQGASEERIAELGIGKLITLTSTYDHRIIQGAESGDFLRTIHEMLLSDDFWDEIFRELGNPYLPVRWSTDNPDSIVDKNARVMELIAAYRNRGHLMADIDPLRLDTSRFRSHPDLEILNHGLTLWDLDRVFKVNGFAGCEYKKLRDVLGLLRDAYCRHIGVEYTHILEPEQQKWLEERVETKHVKPTVGEQKYILSKLNAAEAFETFLQTKYVGQKRFSLEGAESQIPLMDAVLDQSAEHGLDEVVIGMPHRGRLNVLANIVGKPYSQIFSEFEGNLNPSQAHGSGDVKYHLGSTGVYLQMFGDNDIQVSLTANPSHLEAVDPVLEGLVRAKQDLLELGHVEGEEDRAFSVMPLMLHGDAAFAGQGVVAETLNLALLPGYRVGGTIHVIVNNQIGFTTAPEFSRSSEYCTDVAKMIGAPIFHVNGDDPEACVWVARLAVDFRQRFHKDVVIDMLCYRRRGHNEGDDPSMTNPYMYDVVDTKRGARKSYTEALIGRGDISMKEAEDALRDYQGQLEQVFNEVREVEKHGALPSESVESLQPVPAGLATAVDKSLLARIGDAFLAAPEGFAVHPRVAPVLEKRREMAYEGKIDWAFGELLALGALVAEGKLIRLSGQDTRRGTFSQRHSVIIDRHTCQEFTPLQLLATNKDGTPTGGKFLVYDSPLSEYAAVGFEYGYTVGNPDALVLWEGQFGDFVNGAQSIIDEFISSGEAKWGQLSNVVLLLPHGHEGQGPDHTSGRIERFLQLWAEGSMTIAMPSTPSNYFHLLRRHALDGIQRPLIVFTPKSMLRNKAAVSDIRDFTELKFRSVLEEPTYEEGIGDRSTVRRILLTSGKIYYELVARKAKDSRDDVAIVRIEQLAPFPRRRLAETLDRYPNANEYFWVQEEPANQGAWPRFGLELPELLPEKLTGIKRISRRAMSAPSSGSSKVHAVEQQEILDTAFG from the coding sequence GTGAGCAACAGCAGTTCACCATTCGGCCAGAACGAATGGCTGGTCGAGGAGATGTACCGCAAATTCCGCGACGACCCCTCGTCAGTGGATCCGAGCTGGCACGAGTTCCTGGTGGACTACAACCCCGAGGACACCTCCCCGGCCCCCGCCGCCCAGCAGCCCGCCCCGGGCCCCAAGCCCGTCGTCGTCGCCGAACCGCCGGCCGCCGCGCCCGCTCAGCCCGCCAGCACCGCTCCGGCCGGCAACGGCTCGGTCACCGCGCCGCCCGCCGCGGCTGCTCCCGCCGGCCCGAAGGCCCCCACGCCCCCACCGGCCGAGGGCGACGAGGTGCAGGTCCTGCGCGGCGCCGCCGCGGCCGTCGTCAAGAACATGTCCGCATCACTGGACGTGCCGACGGCGACCAGTGTCCGTGCCGTCCCGGCGAAGCTGATGATCGACAACCGGATCGTCATCAACAACCAGCTCAAACGCACCCGCGGTGGCAAGATCTCGTTCACCCACCTGCTGGGCTACGCGCTGGTGCAGGCGGTCAAGAAGTTCCCGAACATGAACCGGCACTACGCCGAGGTCGACGGCAAGCCCACCGCGGTCACCCCCGCCCACACCAATCTCGGTCTGGCCATCGACCTGCAGGGTAAGGATGGCAAGCGCTCGCTGGTGGTAGCCGGCATCAAGGGCTGCGAGGCCATGCGGTTCGCGGAGTTCGTCTCGGCCTATGAGGACATCGTGCGCCGCGCCCGCGACGGCAAGCTGACCGCCGAAGACTTTGCCGGAGTGACGATTTCGCTGACCAACCCGGGCACCATCGGCACCGTGCACTCGGTGCCGCGGTTGATGGCCGGCCAGGGTGCCATCATCGGTGTGGGCGCGATGGAATACCCCGCCGAGTTCCAGGGCGCCAGTGAGGAGCGCATCGCCGAGCTCGGCATCGGCAAGCTGATTACCCTGACCTCGACCTACGACCATCGCATCATCCAGGGTGCGGAGTCCGGCGACTTCCTGCGCACCATCCACGAGATGCTGCTGTCGGACGACTTCTGGGACGAGATCTTCCGTGAGCTGGGCAACCCGTACCTGCCGGTGCGCTGGAGCACCGACAACCCCGACTCGATCGTCGACAAGAACGCCCGGGTGATGGAATTGATTGCGGCCTACCGCAACCGCGGGCATCTGATGGCCGACATCGACCCGCTGCGTCTGGACACCAGCCGGTTCCGCAGCCACCCCGACCTGGAAATCCTCAACCACGGGCTAACGCTGTGGGACCTGGATCGGGTGTTCAAGGTCAACGGCTTTGCCGGCTGCGAGTACAAGAAGCTGCGCGACGTTCTCGGCCTGCTGCGCGACGCTTACTGCCGCCACATCGGTGTCGAGTACACCCACATCCTCGAGCCCGAGCAACAGAAATGGCTGGAAGAGCGGGTCGAGACCAAGCATGTCAAGCCGACCGTCGGCGAACAGAAATACATCCTGAGCAAGCTCAACGCCGCCGAGGCATTCGAGACCTTCCTGCAGACGAAATACGTTGGGCAGAAACGTTTCTCGCTAGAAGGTGCCGAAAGTCAAATCCCGTTGATGGATGCGGTGCTCGACCAGTCCGCCGAGCACGGCCTTGACGAAGTGGTAATCGGGATGCCGCACCGGGGCCGGCTCAACGTGCTGGCCAACATCGTGGGCAAGCCCTACTCGCAGATCTTCAGTGAGTTCGAGGGCAACCTGAATCCGTCACAGGCGCACGGCTCCGGCGACGTCAAGTACCACCTCGGCTCCACCGGCGTGTATCTACAGATGTTCGGCGACAACGACATTCAGGTCTCGCTGACCGCCAACCCGTCGCACCTGGAAGCGGTCGACCCGGTGCTGGAGGGTCTGGTTCGGGCCAAGCAGGACCTGCTGGAACTGGGGCACGTCGAGGGCGAAGAAGACCGGGCATTCTCGGTGATGCCGCTGATGTTGCACGGAGACGCCGCGTTCGCCGGCCAAGGCGTGGTTGCCGAGACGCTGAACCTGGCGCTACTGCCCGGCTATCGCGTCGGCGGCACCATCCACGTCATCGTCAACAACCAGATCGGCTTCACCACCGCACCGGAGTTCTCCCGATCCAGCGAGTACTGCACCGACGTCGCCAAGATGATCGGGGCACCGATCTTCCACGTCAACGGCGACGACCCGGAAGCCTGCGTCTGGGTGGCGCGGCTGGCCGTGGACTTCCGGCAAAGGTTCCACAAGGACGTCGTCATCGACATGCTCTGCTACCGCCGTCGCGGGCACAACGAGGGTGACGATCCGTCGATGACCAACCCCTACATGTACGACGTCGTCGACACCAAGCGTGGCGCCCGCAAGAGCTACACCGAAGCCCTGATCGGCCGCGGTGACATCTCGATGAAGGAAGCCGAGGACGCGCTGCGCGACTACCAGGGCCAGTTGGAGCAGGTGTTCAACGAGGTCCGCGAGGTGGAAAAGCACGGCGCGCTGCCCAGCGAGTCCGTCGAATCCCTGCAGCCCGTTCCCGCGGGCCTGGCCACCGCCGTCGACAAATCGCTGCTGGCCCGCATCGGCGACGCATTCCTGGCCGCCCCGGAAGGGTTCGCGGTGCACCCGCGTGTGGCGCCGGTGCTCGAAAAGCGCCGGGAGATGGCCTACGAAGGCAAGATCGACTGGGCCTTCGGTGAGCTGCTGGCGCTGGGAGCCTTGGTCGCCGAGGGAAAGCTGATCCGGCTGTCCGGGCAGGACACCCGCCGCGGCACCTTCTCCCAGCGGCATTCGGTGATCATCGATCGCCACACCTGCCAGGAGTTCACGCCCCTTCAGCTGCTGGCGACCAACAAGGACGGCACCCCGACCGGGGGCAAGTTCCTGGTCTACGACTCACCGCTGTCCGAGTACGCGGCCGTGGGTTTCGAGTACGGCTACACGGTGGGCAACCCCGACGCACTTGTGTTGTGGGAGGGCCAGTTCGGCGACTTCGTCAACGGCGCGCAGTCGATCATCGACGAGTTCATCAGCTCGGGCGAGGCCAAGTGGGGCCAGCTGTCCAACGTGGTGCTGCTGCTGCCGCACGGCCACGAGGGCCAGGGCCCGGACCACACCTCCGGCCGCATCGAGCGCTTCCTGCAGCTGTGGGCGGAGGGATCGATGACGATTGCGATGCCGTCGACCCCGTCCAACTACTTCCACCTGCTGCGCCGGCACGCGCTGGACGGAATTCAGCGCCCGCTGATCGTATTCACGCCGAAGTCGATGCTGCGCAACAAGGCCGCGGTCAGCGACATCCGGGACTTCACCGAGCTCAAGTTCCGCTCGGTGCTGGAGGAACCGACCTACGAAGAGGGCATCGGCGATCGCAGCACGGTCCGCAGAATCCTGCTGACCAGCGGCAAGATCTACTACGAGCTGGTGGCCCGCAAGGCAAAGGACAGCCGCGACGACGTCGCGATCGTGCGGATCGAGCAGTTGGCACCGTTCCCGAGGCGACGCCTCGCCGAGACCCTGGACCGCTACCCGAATGCCAACGAGTACTTCTGGGTGCAGGAAGAGCCGGCTAATCAGGGGGCGTGGCCGCGCTTCGGTCTGGAGCTGCCCGAGCTGCTGCCGGAGAAACTGACCGGAATCAAGCGCATCTCGCGCCGGGCGATGTCGGCGCCGTCGTCGGGTTCGTCCAAGGTGCACGCGGTCGAGCAACAGGAGATACTCGACACCGCGTTCGGCTGA
- a CDS encoding NAD(P)H-dependent amine dehydrogenase family protein has translation MSKYRVIQWAPGLVGKQTLKGIIDHPELELVGLWVHNPAKAGIDAGEFCGYGETGIVASADADAVLALDADCVAYLATDLRRTPADLVTDIGRMLRSGKNVVGVQASMNYPAVYGAELVGAIEDACREGGVSYYPTGINANGSQTVLASLASMCQRIESTYICEMYNFETYEDPEVFGYFGYGLTPEQAQSHDLRPLFEYLFGPALHMTANWFGVELDEVRWDQEVALAKRAVQAPLFNLEAGTVSAIRFSLAGCVNGRPRVTQAGCYWLGEYPRQWEPPPGEGGYRIAIEGEPDMRIQWATRTSNESFRGPLAKPRGPEDLAIMGGLMATAARAVNSIPALCRAEPGIVTLCDQSPMLPPVNWMTGSTDDSTTTAAVGAQA, from the coding sequence ATGTCGAAATACCGAGTAATCCAGTGGGCACCCGGTTTGGTGGGCAAGCAGACCCTGAAGGGGATCATCGATCACCCAGAATTGGAGCTTGTCGGGCTCTGGGTGCACAACCCCGCGAAGGCTGGCATCGATGCGGGCGAGTTCTGCGGGTACGGCGAGACCGGGATCGTGGCGTCGGCCGACGCGGATGCGGTGCTCGCCCTCGACGCGGACTGTGTCGCATATCTCGCGACCGACCTACGGCGGACACCGGCGGACCTCGTCACCGATATCGGGCGGATGCTGCGGTCCGGGAAAAACGTTGTGGGCGTGCAGGCCTCAATGAATTACCCCGCCGTGTACGGCGCGGAACTCGTGGGTGCGATCGAGGATGCCTGTCGCGAGGGCGGCGTCTCGTACTACCCGACCGGCATCAATGCGAACGGCAGCCAGACGGTGTTGGCTTCGCTCGCAAGTATGTGTCAGCGCATCGAGTCGACCTACATCTGCGAGATGTACAACTTCGAGACATACGAGGACCCCGAGGTCTTCGGGTACTTCGGGTATGGGCTGACTCCGGAACAGGCCCAATCGCATGATCTGCGACCGTTGTTCGAGTACCTGTTCGGACCGGCACTGCACATGACGGCCAACTGGTTCGGCGTCGAGCTCGACGAGGTCCGTTGGGACCAGGAGGTGGCGCTAGCCAAGCGCGCGGTGCAGGCGCCCCTGTTCAACCTCGAGGCGGGCACGGTCTCCGCGATCCGCTTCAGCCTCGCCGGTTGCGTGAATGGACGGCCGCGGGTAACCCAGGCCGGCTGCTACTGGCTCGGTGAGTACCCGCGGCAGTGGGAGCCTCCGCCAGGCGAGGGCGGCTACCGGATCGCGATCGAGGGCGAGCCTGATATGCGTATCCAGTGGGCTACCCGAACAAGCAACGAATCGTTCCGTGGCCCGCTCGCAAAGCCGCGGGGTCCCGAAGATTTGGCGATCATGGGCGGCTTGATGGCGACCGCAGCGCGCGCGGTCAACTCCATCCCCGCGCTATGCCGGGCAGAGCCCGGGATCGTCACCCTGTGCGACCAGTCGCCGATGCTACCGCCGGTCAACTGGATGACCGGTAGCACTGACGACTCGACTACCACCGCTGCCGTCGGCGCACAGGCGTAG
- a CDS encoding SDR family NAD(P)-dependent oxidoreductase, giving the protein MQKFAGKVAVVTGAGSGIGQALALELGLAGASLAISDVNTEGLAQTEEQLKAIGAPVKADRLDVTEREAFLAYADEVNEHFGKVNQIYNNAGLTHIGTLEVSDFKDIERVMDVDFWGVVNGTKAFLPHVIASGDGHVVNISSVLGVMALPGQVAYVSAKFAVRGFTEALRQEMAVAGHQVGVTVVHPGGVKTSFGTNAEIADGMGLDQDEVLANFDQQVAKTTPQQAARIILAAVDKNKARVLIGADAKSADLLVRVAGTRYHEVLFGGPGLLGRLVTFGRRLLARRS; this is encoded by the coding sequence ATGCAGAAGTTCGCCGGCAAGGTCGCGGTCGTCACCGGCGCGGGTTCGGGCATCGGTCAGGCGCTGGCCCTCGAGCTCGGTCTTGCGGGTGCCAGCCTCGCGATCAGTGACGTCAACACCGAGGGACTGGCACAGACCGAGGAACAGCTGAAGGCCATCGGGGCGCCGGTCAAGGCGGACCGGCTCGACGTCACCGAGCGGGAGGCCTTCCTGGCCTACGCCGACGAGGTCAACGAGCACTTCGGCAAGGTCAACCAGATCTACAACAACGCCGGGCTCACCCACATCGGCACCCTCGAGGTCAGCGACTTCAAGGACATCGAACGGGTGATGGATGTCGACTTCTGGGGAGTTGTCAACGGCACCAAGGCCTTTCTCCCCCACGTGATCGCGTCCGGCGACGGCCACGTCGTCAACATCTCCAGTGTGCTCGGGGTGATGGCGCTGCCGGGCCAGGTTGCCTACGTCTCGGCCAAATTCGCCGTCCGCGGGTTCACCGAGGCGCTGCGCCAGGAGATGGCGGTGGCCGGCCACCAGGTCGGGGTGACCGTGGTCCACCCGGGTGGCGTCAAAACCTCGTTCGGCACCAACGCCGAGATCGCCGACGGCATGGGACTCGACCAGGACGAGGTGCTCGCTAACTTCGACCAGCAGGTGGCCAAGACGACACCGCAACAGGCCGCCCGCATCATCCTGGCGGCGGTGGACAAGAACAAGGCCCGGGTGCTGATCGGCGCTGACGCGAAGTCCGCGGATCTGCTGGTGCGGGTGGCCGGTACGCGATACCACGAGGTGCTATTCGGCGGGCCGGGCCTGCTCGGCCGGTTGGTGACGTTCGGGCGCCGCCTGCTGGCGCGCCGAAGCTGA
- a CDS encoding SDR family NAD(P)-dependent oxidoreductase, translated as MQGFAGKIAVVTGAGSGIGQALAVELGRSGASLAISDVNTEGLAQTEEQLKAIGAPVKTDRLDVSEREAFLAYADAVNDHFGKVNQIYNNAGIAFTGDIEVSQFKDIERVMDVDFWGVVNGTKAFLPHLIASGDGHVVNISSVFGLFSVPSQAAYNAAKFAVRGFTEALRQEMWVAGHPVKVTTVHPGGIKTGIARNATAAEGLDAAELAKVFDKRMASTSPEKAAKIILEGVRKNKARVLVGTDAKVLDALVRLTGPGYQRLFGPVTHRFLPSGKR; from the coding sequence ATGCAGGGGTTCGCCGGCAAGATCGCGGTGGTCACGGGCGCTGGTTCGGGTATCGGTCAGGCGCTGGCCGTCGAGCTGGGCCGCTCGGGTGCCAGCCTGGCGATCAGTGACGTCAACACCGAGGGACTGGCGCAGACCGAGGAGCAGCTCAAGGCGATCGGCGCGCCGGTCAAGACCGACCGGCTCGACGTGAGTGAGCGCGAGGCCTTCCTGGCCTACGCCGACGCGGTCAACGACCATTTCGGCAAGGTGAACCAGATCTACAACAACGCCGGTATCGCCTTCACCGGCGATATCGAGGTCAGCCAGTTCAAGGACATCGAACGGGTGATGGACGTCGACTTCTGGGGAGTTGTCAACGGCACCAAGGCTTTTCTTCCGCACCTGATCGCGTCCGGCGACGGCCACGTCGTCAACATCTCCAGCGTGTTCGGGTTGTTCTCGGTGCCCAGCCAGGCCGCGTACAACGCGGCCAAGTTCGCGGTGCGGGGCTTCACCGAGGCGCTGCGCCAGGAGATGTGGGTAGCCGGGCATCCGGTGAAGGTCACCACGGTGCACCCGGGCGGCATCAAGACCGGGATCGCGCGCAACGCCACCGCCGCCGAAGGACTCGACGCCGCCGAACTGGCCAAGGTGTTCGACAAGCGGATGGCCAGCACCAGCCCGGAGAAAGCCGCGAAGATCATCTTGGAGGGCGTTCGCAAGAACAAGGCCCGGGTACTGGTCGGCACCGACGCCAAGGTCCTCGATGCTCTGGTGCGGCTGACCGGCCCGGGCTATCAGCGGCTGTTCGGACCCGTCACTCACCGGTTCCTGCCAAGCGGCAAGCGCTAG
- a CDS encoding CbbQ/NirQ/NorQ/GpvN family protein has translation MSRTTGTNGQREISRIPFYRQVGNEVDLFGAAMRRGLPVMLKGPTGCGKTRLVEYIAASADVPLYTVSCHEDMTASDLVGRYVLTDGSTEWVDGPLTRAVREGGICYLDEIVEARQDATVVIHSLADHRRELNIERLGGERLTAASGFLLVVSYNPGYQSVLKDLKSSTRQRMVAIELDFPPADVELEVLCRESGVDGVVAESLIRLASAIRRVDDAGLREVASTRTLIAAAMLVAEGMSFKEAAISAIAGPLTDDIQLRNGLVTLIDAHAPQ, from the coding sequence ATGAGCAGGACAACTGGAACCAACGGCCAACGGGAGATTTCTCGAATTCCGTTCTACCGGCAAGTCGGGAACGAAGTGGATCTGTTTGGCGCCGCGATGCGACGCGGACTTCCCGTAATGCTCAAGGGCCCCACGGGCTGCGGCAAGACACGCCTCGTCGAGTACATCGCTGCCAGCGCCGACGTGCCCCTCTACACCGTCTCCTGTCACGAGGACATGACCGCCTCGGATCTCGTTGGGCGCTATGTGCTCACCGACGGTTCGACCGAATGGGTCGACGGCCCGTTGACCCGCGCCGTCAGGGAAGGCGGCATCTGCTATCTCGACGAGATCGTCGAGGCGCGTCAGGATGCCACGGTGGTGATCCATTCACTTGCCGACCATCGCCGCGAACTCAATATCGAGCGGCTAGGTGGCGAGCGACTGACGGCCGCCAGCGGGTTTCTGCTCGTCGTCAGCTACAACCCGGGATATCAGAGCGTACTCAAGGACCTGAAATCCTCGACACGGCAGCGGATGGTCGCCATCGAACTCGACTTTCCCCCAGCCGATGTCGAGCTGGAGGTGCTATGCCGGGAGTCGGGAGTCGACGGTGTGGTTGCAGAATCACTCATCAGGCTGGCTTCGGCGATTCGACGTGTCGACGATGCCGGGCTGCGCGAGGTCGCATCGACCCGAACGCTGATCGCGGCGGCGATGCTCGTCGCCGAAGGCATGTCGTTCAAGGAGGCCGCGATCTCGGCGATCGCGGGCCCATTGACCGACGACATTCAGTTGCGCAACGGACTGGTGACGCTGATCGATGCCCACGCGCCGCAATGA
- a CDS encoding nitric oxide reductase activation protein NorD gives MGGRLVVALGTGSSQQSSGPAVDVGSTADTSASLIGFRYPEWDFARGRYRIDWCTVAEFDPPNASGEPNPLPSACDRILRRELARVGLSHQRHRRQEHGDILDLNAVVDAVVRRAAGGGPDTRVYESRRRTAHDLSVLVLLDATGSTGESSMGRRVFDQQRTLAARLTAALDDLGGRVATFGFLSQGRKSVRFIRVKEFNDRYDIAAQRRLSSLSPAGFTRLGAGIRHARHILDTRGGTSRKLLVIIGDGLPYENDYTTAYAEQDSRKALSEAVTRGIGCVCLSIASTTDIGVIERVWGDVPHRRLKHPSELSGSVRPLFRSALRIAGATQRSINNTKP, from the coding sequence GTGGGCGGGCGGCTGGTGGTGGCACTAGGAACAGGCTCTTCGCAGCAGAGTTCGGGACCTGCCGTAGACGTTGGCTCCACCGCGGATACATCCGCATCGCTCATCGGGTTTCGTTATCCGGAATGGGATTTCGCACGAGGGCGCTACCGGATTGACTGGTGTACCGTCGCCGAGTTCGACCCTCCGAACGCGTCAGGAGAACCGAACCCACTACCGTCGGCTTGCGACCGAATACTGCGCCGTGAACTCGCCCGCGTCGGCTTGTCGCATCAACGCCATCGCAGACAAGAGCACGGCGACATTCTGGACCTGAACGCGGTTGTCGACGCGGTGGTGCGCCGGGCCGCGGGTGGCGGCCCGGACACGCGCGTCTACGAATCCAGACGGCGAACCGCGCACGACCTGAGTGTGCTGGTGCTACTGGATGCGACGGGCTCCACCGGAGAGTCCAGCATGGGCCGTCGGGTGTTCGACCAGCAACGCACTCTGGCAGCGCGGCTGACGGCGGCGCTGGACGACTTGGGCGGTCGCGTCGCCACATTCGGATTCTTGTCCCAAGGTCGCAAGTCCGTTCGGTTCATTCGTGTCAAGGAGTTCAACGATCGTTACGACATTGCCGCGCAACGACGTTTGTCCTCGCTGTCTCCGGCGGGCTTTACCAGACTCGGCGCTGGAATCCGGCACGCGAGGCACATCCTGGATACTCGCGGCGGAACATCGCGGAAGCTCTTGGTAATCATTGGAGACGGCCTACCGTACGAGAATGATTACACCACAGCCTATGCCGAGCAAGACAGCCGGAAAGCCTTGAGCGAGGCTGTGACTCGCGGCATCGGATGTGTATGCCTATCCATCGCATCCACAACGGACATCGGTGTCATCGAGAGGGTATGGGGTGACGTCCCACACCGCCGCCTCAAGCATCCATCGGAGCTCTCAGGTTCTGTGCGCCCACTGTTTCGATCCGCTCTCCGCATCGCGGGCGCGACGCAGCGGTCTATCAACAATACGAAACCATAG
- a CDS encoding MFS transporter, which yields MAADRKFLGPSGPLRRGNPWHALWAMIIGFFMIMVDSTIVAIANPTIMADLHIGYDAVVWVTSAYLLGYAVVLLVAGRLGDRFGSKNLYVIGLVVFTVASMWCGLAGSAGMLITARVVQGVGAGVLTPQTLSTITRIFPPHRRGVAVSVWGATAGVASLVGPLAGGVLVDGLGWEWIFFVNVPIGLAGLALAMWLVPELPIQAHRFDLVGVALSGAGMFLVVFGLQQGQSAHWQSVNTREPLIPLEVFADRDFSLCSVGVGITSFAATALMLPVTFYTQLVCGLSPTRSAWVIAPMAIANGVLAPFVGRIVDRYHPRPVLGFGFSVLAIALTWLSFEMSPDTPIWRLGLPFTAVGVGMAFVWSPLTATATRNLAPQLAGTGSAVYNSVRQLGAVLGSAATAAFMTWRIGAEMPPDVSDHDAGDGAIPLQLPEFVREPFSAAMSQSVLLPAFITLFGICAALFLVGFASSTMSRAGIGGGPSDYDDWVDDDDYVEVILRREDGGVAPDAIAPAEVHYSDPVEPCRRRRDDPPSRPEPIGFAHNGSHANRETRFRPVVELPAHWQGPATRSDRSAPSPGRGVNGSTRAAPGQRYDPDPDDDARGRHSSGR from the coding sequence ATGGCCGCCGACCGCAAGTTCCTGGGCCCATCCGGGCCGCTGAGAAGGGGAAACCCGTGGCACGCGCTCTGGGCGATGATCATCGGGTTCTTCATGATCATGGTCGACTCGACCATCGTCGCGATCGCCAACCCGACCATCATGGCCGACCTGCATATCGGTTACGACGCCGTGGTCTGGGTGACGAGTGCCTACCTGCTCGGGTATGCGGTGGTGTTGCTGGTGGCCGGTCGCCTCGGTGACCGGTTCGGTTCGAAGAACCTCTACGTGATCGGTCTGGTGGTGTTCACCGTCGCCTCGATGTGGTGCGGACTGGCCGGCAGCGCCGGCATGCTGATCACCGCGCGGGTCGTGCAGGGGGTGGGCGCCGGGGTGCTCACCCCGCAGACCCTGTCGACGATCACCCGGATCTTCCCGCCGCACCGGCGCGGGGTGGCGGTCAGCGTGTGGGGCGCCACCGCCGGCGTCGCCAGCCTGGTGGGTCCGTTGGCCGGTGGCGTGCTGGTGGACGGGCTGGGTTGGGAGTGGATCTTCTTCGTCAACGTCCCGATCGGCCTCGCCGGGCTGGCGCTGGCGATGTGGCTGGTTCCGGAGCTGCCCATCCAGGCGCACCGGTTCGATCTGGTCGGCGTCGCCCTGTCCGGGGCGGGCATGTTCCTGGTCGTGTTCGGTCTGCAGCAGGGCCAGTCCGCGCACTGGCAATCGGTGAACACCCGGGAGCCGCTGATCCCGCTGGAAGTCTTCGCCGACCGTGATTTCAGCCTGTGCAGCGTCGGGGTGGGCATCACCTCCTTCGCGGCGACCGCGTTGATGTTGCCGGTGACCTTCTATACGCAGCTGGTGTGCGGGTTGTCGCCGACCCGCTCGGCGTGGGTGATCGCGCCGATGGCGATCGCCAACGGTGTGCTCGCGCCGTTCGTCGGCCGGATCGTCGACCGGTACCACCCGCGTCCGGTGCTCGGGTTCGGCTTTTCGGTGCTGGCGATCGCGCTGACGTGGCTGTCGTTCGAGATGTCGCCGGACACGCCGATCTGGCGGTTGGGGCTGCCGTTCACCGCGGTTGGCGTCGGGATGGCTTTCGTGTGGTCGCCGCTGACGGCTACCGCCACCCGGAATCTGGCGCCGCAGCTGGCCGGCACCGGATCGGCGGTCTACAACTCGGTCCGCCAGCTCGGGGCGGTGCTCGGCAGTGCCGCGACGGCCGCGTTCATGACCTGGCGCATCGGCGCCGAGATGCCGCCCGACGTCTCCGATCACGACGCGGGGGATGGCGCAATCCCGTTGCAATTGCCCGAATTCGTGCGCGAGCCGTTTTCGGCCGCGATGTCACAGTCGGTGCTGTTGCCCGCGTTCATCACGCTGTTCGGGATCTGCGCGGCGCTGTTCCTGGTCGGCTTCGCGTCATCGACGATGTCGCGGGCGGGCATCGGTGGTGGCCCGTCCGACTACGACGATTGGGTCGACGATGACGACTACGTCGAAGTCATCCTGCGGCGCGAGGACGGCGGTGTGGCGCCCGACGCGATCGCACCGGCCGAGGTGCACTACAGCGATCCCGTCGAGCCGTGCCGCCGCCGACGCGACGACCCGCCCTCGCGACCCGAGCCGATTGGCTTCGCGCACAACGGATCGCACGCCAATCGAGAAACACGCTTCCGGCCTGTCGTCGAGTTGCCGGCGCACTGGCAGGGCCCGGCCACCCGCAGCGATCGCAGCGCGCCGTCGCCGGGCCGGGGCGTGAACGGCTCCACCAGGGCGGCGCCAGGCCAGCGCTACGATCCCGACCCGGACGACGACGCACGAGGCCGGCATTCTTCCGGCCGCTAG